The Vulpes vulpes isolate BD-2025 chromosome 8, VulVul3, whole genome shotgun sequence genome has a window encoding:
- the PEX26 gene encoding peroxisome assembly protein 26 isoform X2: protein MRSDSASPAAALGGLWGPPRSSEAARAAPAPAPGPPAAAAAAAAAAAAAAALLEDAADLLVVHLDFRAALRTCERAWRSLAGDQAAASLEVKGSLCVVGIQALAEMNRWREVLSWVLQYYQVPEKLPPKVLELCVLLYSKMQEPGAVLEVVSAWLRDPDNQGLPEYRALAELHLQRVLLPLGYLSEAEELVVGSAAFSEEERLDVLQDIRKAKQQQKHQHLGSEEAQKLNQEGSFSHKFLSLMMLFRRLWDSIVSHFFSMPFKKSLLAALILCLLVVRFDPGGTIGPQ, encoded by the exons ATGAGGAGTGACTCCGCGAGCCCTGCGGCTGCCCTCGGCGGACTGTGGGGGCCGCCGAGGAGCAGCGAGGCCGCgcgcgccgccccggccccggccccgggcccgcccgccgccgccgccgccgccgccgccgccgccgccgccgccgccgccctgctGGAGGACGCCGCAGACCTCCTGGTGGTGCACCTGGACTTCCGCGCCGCGCTGCGCACCTGCGAGCGCGCCTGGCGGAGCTTGGCCGGCGACCAGGCGGCAGC CTCCTTGGAGGTGAAAGGCTCCCTTTGTGTTGTGGGGATCCAGGCCCTGGCAGAAATGAATCGGTGGCGGGAAGTCCTGTCCTGGGTTCTTCAGTATTACCAGGTCCCTGAAAAGCTACCCCCCAAAGTCCTGGAACTATG TGTTCTTTTATACAGCAAAATGCAGGAGCCTGGAGCTGTGCTGGAAGTGGTCAGTGCCTGGCTGCGAGACCCAGACAATCAAGGCCTTCCAGAATACAGAGCCTTGGCAGAACTTCACCTGCAGCGGGTGCTCCTGCCTCTCGGCTACTTATCAGAGGCTGAGGAGCTAGTGGTGGGCTCTGCAGCCTTCAGTGAGGAAGAGCGGTTGGATGTACTTCAGGACATTAGGAAGGCAAAGCAACAGCAGAAACACCAACACTTGGGCTCTGAGGAGGCCCAGAAGTTGAACCAGGAAG GCTCCTTCTCCCACAAGTTCCTGTCACTAATGATGTTGTTTCGCCGGCTTTGGGATTCTATAGTGAGCCACTTCTTTTCCATGCCCTTCAAAAAGAGCCTCCTGGCTGCCTTGATCCTCTGCCTCTTGGTGGTGAGGTTTGATCCAG GAGGGACTATTGGACCTCAGTGA